From the Mycobacterium noviomagense genome, the window TCAGGCGCCAGCCGGGCGTCGTGGTAGACCTGCTCGGGGTTGGGTTCGTCGGCGGGCACCCGGTCGTAATCCTCAGGAAGAGCTTCCATCCGGATGCGGCCGCGGCGACGCACCATGTCCAAGAACAGGTTCGTGGTGATGCGGTGCAGCCAGCCTTCGAACGTGCCGGGCTGATAGTTCTGCACCGAACGGAAGACGCGGATAAAGGTCTCCTGGGTGAGGTCTTCCGCATCGTGCTGGTTACCCGACAACCGGTAGGCCAGCCGGTACACCCGGTCGGCATGCTGGCGCACCAGCTCTTCCCACGACGGCATCGCCGACTTGTCCCCGGTCGCGTCGAAAACCGCGGTGCCGTAGGGCTCGTCGGACACTTCCACCCAGTCGGCGTCGCGATACCGCTCGGGATGCGACATGCTCGCCGGGCTGATCAACGTGGTGATGATGAAATCCTCCGGATTGAGACTGCCACCAAGCGTCGGCAGTTCGTCATCGCCGCCAACGCTCGGGACCTCAGGCCTATTCCCCAACCAGCGTTCCCGGCGTTCCATGCAGATACCGTCGCCTATGGGGGTGTGGCAGGTATATGAGCAAACTGAGCTTTCACTGAGAAACGGCGCCGCTCACCTGCCGTGCTGCGGTTATTCGCGGCCGTGTGACGTTGACCACTCGCCGCCCCCGGGCGTGTCGCTGCGCGGGCGCTGGGCGCGCCTGCCCCAGAGCGGCCGCGATTGCATTTACGCTGCGGGCATGGCCAGCATCAACTACACCTCCGGCCAGGCCGTCGCGACAAGCCGGGCCGAATCGCTCCTGGCGCACGCCGAGGGATCGATCTCCGAGGATGCGATCCTGGCGGCGGCCCGAGACCGTGCGACGGAAATCGGGGCCGGCGCCGTGACACCGGCGGTCGGTGCACTGCTGAGCCTGCTGGCGAAGCTCAGCGGCGGGAAGTCCGTCGTGGAAGTGGGAACCGGTGCCGGGGTCAGCGGGCTTTGGCTGCTCTCGGGGATGCGCGACGACGGCGTCCTGACCACGATCGACATCGAGCCGGAATATCAGCGGATCGCCAAACAAGCGTTCGCCGAGGCCGGCATCGCGCCGTCGCGCACACGGCTGATCAGCGGGCGGGCCCAAGAAGTACTCACCCGGCTTGCCGATGAGTCCTACGACCTGGTGTTCATCGACGCCGATCCCCTCGACCAGCCGGAGTACGTTGCCGAGGGCATGCGGCTGCTGCGCTCGGGCGGAGTTGTGGTGATGCATCGGGCGGCGCTGGGCGGGCGGGCAAACGACCCTGCAGCACACGACGTTGAGGTGGCAGCCGTGCGTGAGGCGGCGCGACTGATCGCCGAAAACGAACGCCTTACTCCCGCATTGATACCGCTCGGCGATGGACTGCTGGCCGCTGTCCGCGACTGAGTTTTTACGAATTCCTGACGCAGGCGACCCTTGACCGCGGGTTGAACGTGCGTTTAGCGTACTGAACATGCGTTCAGCCGATCTGACTGCCGCCGCTCGGATTCGCGATGCGGCCATCGAGCAGTTCGGCGAGCACGGGTTTGACGTCGGAGTGCGCAGGATCGCCGAAGCGGCGGGGGTCAGCGCCGCGCTGGTGATTCACCACTTCGGCTCCAAGGAAGGCTTGCGCAAAGCGTGCGACGACTACGTCGCCGAGGAGATCCGCAGCGAGAAGTCCGAGGCGATGCGGTCCAACGACCCCGCCACCTGGTTTGCCCAGATGGCCGAGATCGAGTCCTACGCGCCGCTGATGGCCTACCTCGTGCGCAGCATGCAGTCCGGCGGAGAGCTGGCAAAAATATTGTGGCGCAGGATGATTGACAACACCGAGCAGTATCTGGAGGAGGGTGTGCGCTCCGGCGCGCTCAAGCCCAGCCGTGACCCCAAGGCCAGAGCCAAGTATCTGGCGATCACCGGCGGTGGCGGCTTTTTGTTGTATCTGCAGATGCACGAAACCCCGACGGATCTGCGGGCAGTGCTGCGCGACTACGCGCGAGACATGGTGCTGCCGGCCCTCGAGGTCTCTACCGAAGGCCTGATGGCCGACCGGGCCATGTATGACGCGTTCCTCGCCCAAGCCGAAGCACAAGCCGAAGCGCAAGCCGACCAAGGAGAAGCCAATGCCGAATGACAACTACCAGTCTGCAATCGAGATTCGTGGACTGACAAAGAATTTCGGTGCAGTCCGGGCACTGGGCGGGTTAGACCTCACAGTCCGCGAAGGCGAGGTGCACGGCTTCCTCGGCCCCAACGGGGCCGGCAAGTCGACGACCATCCGCATCCTGCTCGGCGTCGTGAAAGCCGACGCAGGCACAGCTTGCCTGCTGGGCGGCGACCCGTGGTCCGACGCTGTGGAGCTACATCGCCAGATCGCCTATGTGCCAGGCGATGTGACCCTGTGGCCGAACCTCACCGGCGGCGAGACCATCGACTTGCTGGCCCGCATGCGCGGCGACATCGACGAGAAGCGGCGTGCGGAGTTGATCGAACGCTTCGACCTCGACCCACGCAAGAAGGCCCGGACGTATTCGAAGGGCAATCGGCAGAAGGTCTCGCTGATATCGGCGTTTTCCTCGCGGGCACGACTGCTGCTGCTGGATGAGCCCAGCAGTGGCCTAGACCCGTTGATGGAGCATGTCTTTCAACAGTGCGTCCGCGAGGCGCGCGACCGGGGCGTGACGATACTGCTGTCAAGCCACATCCTGGCCGAAACCGAGGCGGTCTGCGATCGGGTGACCATCATCCGGGCCGGCAAGACCGTCGAGAGTGGCTCCCTGGACGACATGCGTCATCTCAGCCGCACCTCAATCAAAGCCGAAATGATCGGCGACCCAGGCGATCTCACCCGAATCAAGGGTGTCGAGAACGTCAGCGTCGAGGGCAAAACTGTGCGTGCCCACGTCGACAGCGAAAGCCTCGCCGAGCTGATCCGGGTTCTCGGCGACGCCGGTGTGCGCAGCCTGGTCAGCCAGCCACCGACGCTGGAAGAACTCTTCCTGCGCCACTACGGCGTCGACGGCCAACGCGACCAGAGCAGGCAGGAGGTATCGGCATGAGCACCACAACGCTGGACCGGCCGTCCCGGCCCGCCCACCACGCGCCGCCGACGCGAACGTCGAACTTCTCCGGAACCCTTGGGCTGCTGCGTTTGTACCTGCGCCGCGACCGCATCGTGCTGCCGCTGTGGGTGCTGCTGCTGTCGGTGCCGTTGGCGACCGTCTACGTCGGCGGCATCGAGAAGGTGTATCCGGATCAGGCCGCCCGGGCTGCGTTTGCGGCGTCGATCATGGCCAGCCCGGCCCAGCGAGCACTCTACGGGCAGATCTATGCGGACAACCTCGGCGCCGTCGGGATCTGGAAAGCCGGGATGTTCCACATGCTCATCGCTGTCGCGGTGATTCTCACGGTGATTCGCCATACCCGCGCCGACGAGGAGACTGGCCGTGCCGAGTTGCTCGACTCGACGTCGGTCGGCCGATACGCCAGCTTGACGGCTGCCGTGCTGTTGTCGTCCGGGGCGTCGGTTGCCACCGGTGCGATCGGTGCCGCCGGCCTGCTGAGCACCGACGTTCCCTCCGGCGGATCGCTTGCGTTCGGTGCGGCGCTGGCGGCATCCGGTTTGGTGTTCACCGCGGTGGCCGCCTTGGCGGCGCAACTGTCGCCCAGCGCCCGGTTCACCCGCAGCGCGGCCTTCGCAGTGCTGGCGGTCGCGTTTTCGCTGCGCGCCGTCGGTGACGCCGGCTCGGGTACCTTGTCGTGGCTGTCACCGCTGGGGTGGTCGTTGCAAGTTCGCCCATATGCCGGGGACCGCTGGTGGGTGCTGTCTTTGCATGCGCTGACGGTCCTGGCGCTGACCGTCGTGGCCTACCTGTTGTTGGCGCGACGCGACGTCGGAGCCGGATTGATCGCCGAACGCCCCGGGCCGGGAAAGGCGGGCTGGTCGCTGCGCGGGGTGGCTGGCCTCGCATGGCGGCTGGATCGCGGTGCGGTGGTGATCTGGACCGTCGGGCTGTGTCTGTACGGCGTGCTGATCGGCAGCATCGTGCACGGCATCGGCGAGGAGATCGGCAATTCGGCTGCCCGTGACATCGTCGTGCGGATGGGCGGCACCGGCGCCGTTGAGCAGGCTTTCCTCGCGGTGGCGTTCAGCATGCTGGGGATGGCGGCGGCCGCGTTTGCGGTCTCGCTGAGCCTGCGCCTACACCAAGAGGAGACCGCCGCACGTGCCGAGACGATACTGGCTGGCGCTGTCGGTCGGATCCGTTGGGCAGCAACTCATTTGACGATAGCCATCGGCGGTCCGGCGGCTGCCATGCTGCTTGCCGGGGTGACGGCCGGCCTCAGCTACGGCGTCGCGGCCGGTGACGTGGCCGGCAAACTGGCCACGGTCGTCGGCACTGCGGCGGTACAGCTGCCTGCCGTGTGCCTGCTCGCGGCCGTTACGGCCGCGTTGTTCGGTCTTGTGCCCCGGTTCACTCCGGTGGTCTGGGGGGTGCTGGTCGGGTTCGTCGCGGTGTATCTGATCGGTTCATTGTCGGGTGCCCCCCAGTGGGTGCTGGACTTCGAACCGTTCGCGCACATCCCGCGGGTGGGCGGCGGTGACTTCAGCGCCGTTCCGCTGTTATGGCTGTCGGCGCTCGGGACGGCGCTGATCGTGGTGGGAGTTGCGGCTTTCCGGCGACGAGATCTGCGCTCGTAGGATCCAGCGGGAGGAACCGTGAAAACCGTTGCAAAATTAGTGGCATTCGCGGTAGTTGGGCTCCTCGTCCTGGGATTGCTGCTGTTTGTGCCGGCCGGAACGTTCGATTACTGGCAGGCATGGGTTTTCCTGGCCGTGTTTGTCCTCGCGACTTGGATGCCGAGCGTCCGCTTGTTAGGTACGAACCCCGCGGCACTGCGGCGACGGATGCGTGGAGGGCCGACGGCAGAGCCCCGACCGTTCCAGAAGGTCGTCATGGCATTCTCGTTATCGTCGCTGTTCGCCATGGTCGTGGTCAGCGTCCTCGACCATCGTTGGGGCTGGTCGTCAGTACCGGCGGCAATCTCGATGGTCGGCGACATTCTGGTAGTGGTTGGGCTCGGTGTGGCGATGCTGGTCGTCTTTCAGAACAGCTATGCGGCCGCGACCGTGCGCGTCGAAGCCGACCAGAAACTGGTGTCGACTGGTCTTTACGGATTGGTGCGACACCCGATGTACACCGCGAACGTGATCATGATGCTGGGCATTCCGCTCGCGCTCGGGTCCTATTGGGGACTGGTTTTCGTCGTGCCCGGTGTGGTTGTGCTGGCACTTCGTATCCGAGACGAAGAACAACTGCTCACAAAAGAATTAGCCGGATACCGCGAATACACCCAGCAGGTGCAGTACCGGCTGGTGCCGTACGTGTGGTGACGACGCCACCGCCGCCGCTAAATCCACACCCCTTTGCCGACGGCAACCACTCCGCCGGCGCTGACCGCGAAGCGTTCCCGGTCCTTTTCCAAGTCGACGCCGACCATCTCGCCAGGCCCCACGACGACGTTCTTGTCCAGGATCGCGTGGCGCACCACGGCGCCGCGGCCCACACGGGTACCGGGCATGATCACGCTGCCCTCGACGATGGCACCGTCGTCCACGACGACGTTCGACGATAGGACCGAATTGCGCACCGACGCCGCAGAGATGATGCTGCCCGCACCGACCACCGACTCCTGCGCGGAGCCGCCGTTGACGAACTTCGCCGGCGCGAGGTTTTCCGTCGCACCGCGGATCGGCCAGCGCTTGTTGTACAGGTTGAACACCGGATGCACCGAGACCAGATCCATGTGCGCGTCGTAGAAGGCGTCCAGCGTTCCCACGTCACGCCAGTAGCCGCGGTCGCGGTCGGTGGCGCCCGGTACCTCGTTATCGGAGAAGTCGTAGACCGCGGCTAATCCGTCGGCCACCAGACGCGGGATGATGTCGCCGCCCATGTCGTGGTCGGAGTGGTCGTCTTCGGCGTCGGCACGGATCGCGTCGATGAGCACCTTGGTGGTGAAGATGTAGTTGCCCATCGACACGAACGTGGATTCCGGGTCGTCAGGTGTGCCGGGCGGTTCGGTCGGCTTCTCCACGAAGCTGCGGATTCGGCCGGAGTCGTCGGCGTCCAGGCAGCCGAACGCACTGGCCTCCGCGCGCGGCACCCGGATACCGGCCACCGTCGCGCCTGCTCCGCTGTCGATGTGGTACTGGACCATCTGTTCGGGGTCCATCCGGTAGACGTGGTCGGCGCCGAAAACCACTATGTAGTCGGGATCCTCGTCGTAGATGAGGTTCATCGACTGATAGATGGCGTCAGCGGAGCCGGTATACCAGCGGGGTCCCAGGCGCTGCTGGGCCGGCACCGGAGTGATGTATTCACCGGCCAGGCCGCTCAATCGCCAGTTCTGCGAAATGTGGCGGTCGAGCGAATGCGACTTGTACTGAGTCAGAACGCAGATCCGCAGATAGCGGGCGTTGACGAGATTGGACAGCACGAAGTCGATCAGCCGATAAGCGCCGCCGAAGGGAACCGCGGGCTTTGCCCGGTCGGCGGTTAACGGGTAAAGCCGCTTGCCCTCCCCCCCGGCCAGGACGATGCCCAGCACGTCTGGCGCTTCCCTCATGGCACAAACCTATCGGCCGCCCTGAGCCCCTGCCAGCGCAATCGCTCGATTGCCC encodes:
- a CDS encoding O-methyltransferase — protein: MASINYTSGQAVATSRAESLLAHAEGSISEDAILAAARDRATEIGAGAVTPAVGALLSLLAKLSGGKSVVEVGTGAGVSGLWLLSGMRDDGVLTTIDIEPEYQRIAKQAFAEAGIAPSRTRLISGRAQEVLTRLADESYDLVFIDADPLDQPEYVAEGMRLLRSGGVVVMHRAALGGRANDPAAHDVEVAAVREAARLIAENERLTPALIPLGDGLLAAVRD
- a CDS encoding TetR/AcrR family transcriptional regulator, which gives rise to MRSADLTAAARIRDAAIEQFGEHGFDVGVRRIAEAAGVSAALVIHHFGSKEGLRKACDDYVAEEIRSEKSEAMRSNDPATWFAQMAEIESYAPLMAYLVRSMQSGGELAKILWRRMIDNTEQYLEEGVRSGALKPSRDPKARAKYLAITGGGGFLLYLQMHETPTDLRAVLRDYARDMVLPALEVSTEGLMADRAMYDAFLAQAEAQAEAQADQGEANAE
- the sigE gene encoding RNA polymerase sigma factor SigE, translated to MERRERWLGNRPEVPSVGGDDELPTLGGSLNPEDFIITTLISPASMSHPERYRDADWVEVSDEPYGTAVFDATGDKSAMPSWEELVRQHADRVYRLAYRLSGNQHDAEDLTQETFIRVFRSVQNYQPGTFEGWLHRITTNLFLDMVRRRGRIRMEALPEDYDRVPADEPNPEQVYHDARLAPDLQAALDSLPPEFRAAVVLCDIEGLSYEEIGATLGVKLGTVRSRIHRGRQALRDYLAAHPEHGRQDTAQQSA
- a CDS encoding ABC transporter ATP-binding protein, producing the protein MPNDNYQSAIEIRGLTKNFGAVRALGGLDLTVREGEVHGFLGPNGAGKSTTIRILLGVVKADAGTACLLGGDPWSDAVELHRQIAYVPGDVTLWPNLTGGETIDLLARMRGDIDEKRRAELIERFDLDPRKKARTYSKGNRQKVSLISAFSSRARLLLLDEPSSGLDPLMEHVFQQCVREARDRGVTILLSSHILAETEAVCDRVTIIRAGKTVESGSLDDMRHLSRTSIKAEMIGDPGDLTRIKGVENVSVEGKTVRAHVDSESLAELIRVLGDAGVRSLVSQPPTLEELFLRHYGVDGQRDQSRQEVSA
- the glgC gene encoding glucose-1-phosphate adenylyltransferase, with the protein product MREAPDVLGIVLAGGEGKRLYPLTADRAKPAVPFGGAYRLIDFVLSNLVNARYLRICVLTQYKSHSLDRHISQNWRLSGLAGEYITPVPAQQRLGPRWYTGSADAIYQSMNLIYDEDPDYIVVFGADHVYRMDPEQMVQYHIDSGAGATVAGIRVPRAEASAFGCLDADDSGRIRSFVEKPTEPPGTPDDPESTFVSMGNYIFTTKVLIDAIRADAEDDHSDHDMGGDIIPRLVADGLAAVYDFSDNEVPGATDRDRGYWRDVGTLDAFYDAHMDLVSVHPVFNLYNKRWPIRGATENLAPAKFVNGGSAQESVVGAGSIISAASVRNSVLSSNVVVDDGAIVEGSVIMPGTRVGRGAVVRHAILDKNVVVGPGEMVGVDLEKDRERFAVSAGGVVAVGKGVWI
- a CDS encoding ABC transporter permease, with the translated sequence MSTTTLDRPSRPAHHAPPTRTSNFSGTLGLLRLYLRRDRIVLPLWVLLLSVPLATVYVGGIEKVYPDQAARAAFAASIMASPAQRALYGQIYADNLGAVGIWKAGMFHMLIAVAVILTVIRHTRADEETGRAELLDSTSVGRYASLTAAVLLSSGASVATGAIGAAGLLSTDVPSGGSLAFGAALAASGLVFTAVAALAAQLSPSARFTRSAAFAVLAVAFSLRAVGDAGSGTLSWLSPLGWSLQVRPYAGDRWWVLSLHALTVLALTVVAYLLLARRDVGAGLIAERPGPGKAGWSLRGVAGLAWRLDRGAVVIWTVGLCLYGVLIGSIVHGIGEEIGNSAARDIVVRMGGTGAVEQAFLAVAFSMLGMAAAAFAVSLSLRLHQEETAARAETILAGAVGRIRWAATHLTIAIGGPAAAMLLAGVTAGLSYGVAAGDVAGKLATVVGTAAVQLPAVCLLAAVTAALFGLVPRFTPVVWGVLVGFVAVYLIGSLSGAPQWVLDFEPFAHIPRVGGGDFSAVPLLWLSALGTALIVVGVAAFRRRDLRS
- a CDS encoding methyltransferase family protein → MKTVAKLVAFAVVGLLVLGLLLFVPAGTFDYWQAWVFLAVFVLATWMPSVRLLGTNPAALRRRMRGGPTAEPRPFQKVVMAFSLSSLFAMVVVSVLDHRWGWSSVPAAISMVGDILVVVGLGVAMLVVFQNSYAAATVRVEADQKLVSTGLYGLVRHPMYTANVIMMLGIPLALGSYWGLVFVVPGVVVLALRIRDEEQLLTKELAGYREYTQQVQYRLVPYVW